A stretch of DNA from Hoeflea ulvae:
TCGGACGTGGAGTTGTAGAAATGCACGATCGGCCGGTGCGCGCCTTCCAGCGCCTCGAACGTCCGGGTGATCAGCTCGGGCCGGCACTGCACCAGCACCTGCAGCGACACATCTTGCGGAACACCGCCTTCTTCCACGCACCAGCGGGCAAAATCAAAGTCCGTCTGCGAGGCGGAAGGGAATCCGATCTCGATTTCCTTGAAGCCCATGTCGAGCAGCAGCTGGAACATCCGCGCCTTGCGGTCATGCCCCATCGGGTTGATCAGCGACTGGTTGCCGTCGCGCAAATCCACCGAGCACCAGATCGGCGCCTTTTCGATCCGCTTGGACGGCCAGGTCCGGTCGGCAAGATCGATCAGAGGATAGGCATGGTATTTCTGGGCCGCCTTCGGCATGCCCTTTGGTCCGGATGAAATATGTGCGGTCATGATTGTCTCTCGTCTCCTGGCCCCATCGCCCGGCGCCGCGTCAAACGCGGCGTCATCAGGCGCCTGGAGCCGTCATGTTGCATTCAGGAAAAAATGTAAAGTCGCGAGAGGAGCAGCGTCGCCAGCGGGTTCGACCGCCGGACGCTCCTCACCGAGCCCGACGATCGCCGCTAAGTGCGAGAACTAGGCCGCCAAGACGCGCACGCGAGGTCGCCGCCGCTGTGAAGCGGGCTGATGACGGTGTAACTGGGCGCGTGGACGGGTTCATGGGGAAAAGATAGCCGTGGCGGGGTGGGATGGCAAGCAAATAAGGCAACCGTCGCGGATCCGTGCGCCAAGTGCGTTCATCGGCATCCCCTCCACCCGTCACCCCGGACTTGATCCGGGGTCCAGCCACCGCGCGTCCGCGCGGTGCGTGACTCTTTCGCGACATGCACAATAGCGTCCTCCGGCTCGCCAACGCTCGCCCGCCGGATCCCGGCTCAAGGCCGGGAAGACGAGGTCCGGGAAATCACGGTCCAATCCGTCCTCCATCCCCTCAAAAATACTTTCGGCTCTCCATCACCGATATCAGATCATATGGTCGCAGCTGCCACCAATGCCGCGTTCATCGGCATCCCCTCCACCCGTCACCCCGGACTTGATCCGGGGTCCAGCCACCGCGCGTCTGCGCGGTGAGAGACTCCTCCGACACAAGCACAATAGCGTCCTCCGGCTCGCGGACGCTCGCCCGCTGGATCCCGGCTCAAGGCCGGGATGACGAGGTCCGGGAAATCACAGTCCAATCCGTGCTCCATCCCCTCAAAAATACTTCCGGCTCTCCATCACCGATATCAGATCATATGGTCGCAACTGCCACCAATGCCGCGTTCATCGGCATCCCCTCCACCCGTTACCCCGGACTTGATCCGGGGTCCAGCCACCGCGCGTCTGCGCGGTGCGAGACTCCTTCGACACAAGCACAATAGCGTCCTCCGGCTCGCGGACGCTCGCCCGCTGGATCCCGGCTCAAGGCCGGGAAGACGAGGTCCGGGAAATCACGGTCCAATCCGTCCTCCATCCCCTCAAAAATACTTTCGGCTCTCCATCACCGATATCAGATCATATGGTCGCAGCTGCCACCAATGCCGCGTTCATCGGCATCCCCTCCACCCGTCACCCCGGACTTGATCCGGGGTCCAGCCACCGCGCGTCTGCGCGGTGAGAGACTCCTTCGACACAAGCACAATAGCGTCCTCCGGCTCGCGGACGCTCGCCAGCTGGATCCCGGCTCAAGGCCGGGATGACGGAGGCGAGATGGGCGTCAAACAATCAGGCATCACCGGGTGGCAAGTGCACCCCCTTGCGGCAACCCTCAAAACTTTTGCGAGCAGGCGCATGTCATGCAATCATGGCGGCATGCGGAAGGGCTATGTCTATATCCTCGCATCCAGGCGCAATGGCACGCTCTACACCGGCGTGACCAGCGACCTGCCCGGCCGCCTGTATGAGCACCAGAACAATCTGACGCCGGGCTTCACCTCGAAATACGCTGTCAAAACTCTGGTCTGGTTCGAAGAACATGACCTTGTCACCGACGCAATCGCCCGCGAAAAAGCCATCAAGAACTGGCCCCGGAGATGGAAGATCGATCTGATCGAGACCATGAACCCGGATTGGGACGACATCGCCCATTTTCTCCACGGTCTTTGAGCTATCGGCACTTAGGGCGCGCACCCCTCCCCCGTCAGCCTTGACCCCTTCCCCCGTCATCCCGGACTTGATCCGGGATCCAGCCACCGCGCGTCTGCGCGGTGAGAGACTCTTCTGCGTGCTGGTCGAAAAGTGTCTTCCGGCTCGCGGACGCTCGCCTGCTGGATACCGGATCGGGGTCCGGCATGACGGGGTGTGAGGGGATCATTGTGCACAAAATTCACCTTCCTCCCCAACAATCCCAACCCCTTACCCAAAACCCGCCCCCTTTTCATCCCCACAATCCGCCCCCATGCCATACTTCGTCCGCTCCCGCTGCCGGATGGAACGCGAACGTTGGACCAGGCGGGAGGAAGGCCTTTTGCGGATCTGGCGTAACGTGCGGCAGGTCGCAAAAGGAGGCGGAGGCCATCGGGGTTCCGCTGGCGGGCGGCCGGGTTCGGCCGTGCAAAGCCAGCCACCGGGCCGGCACCCGTTTTCGTCAAGCCGCCTCAGCGGCAGAAAACGGTAACATCCGGTCCGGGCCTGTGGCGGACATGACGCGCCCAAGCGGCGCGTCAGGGTCCGTGCCGGACCCCGAAAACCACTTCCGCGGCCGGTCCAGGCTGCGGCCGGAGCAATCCGGACGGGGGTAACATCCCGGGAGTGCGAGGCGCCGTCTGTCGGATGCGGACATCATCCGGCGATACTCGGGCCGCGCGCGAGCTGCGCCACCGTTTTTACATTTCCAGAGGCAAAGCCCGCACGCGGCCCTCCGGACCTGACGATGATCCAAACCCGCCGGCGGATTTTTCGCGCGCGGGGGGATTTGGCGTCCAGTCAGGGGACAGTTTACTTTCGGCACCGAGCCCAAAAGAACCTCCATTGCCGAAAGTAAACTCATGTCGCAGCAATTGGGATTTCTGACTGACATTCTGTGTTTGCTGGCCTTGGTGTAGCATGGCCGCAGAGCAATGAGGCGGTGCAGACCCTATGTAAACGGATCGG
This window harbors:
- a CDS encoding GIY-YIG nuclease family protein — protein: MSCNHGGMRKGYVYILASRRNGTLYTGVTSDLPGRLYEHQNNLTPGFTSKYAVKTLVWFEEHDLVTDAIAREKAIKNWPRRWKIDLIETMNPDWDDIAHFLHGL